The Microbacterium horticulturae genome has a window encoding:
- a CDS encoding type IV toxin-antitoxin system AbiEi family antitoxin domain-containing protein encodes MPTLQAIRAVKSAPLPLLRFTDIPHPERAVARGHVVKIRHGVYASAQLWKDLPPWDRYLARVHAAALVYPDAVFCLESAAALLGLPIFGDPGEVHMLVASRGTSRSFAAVRTHRSHPEREIIERSGLRVTSPADTAVDIARLRHNAVGLAVADAALRLEPALSRDALVQVNESRSSKRGRDIARWPLSRCTALSESTLESVSHAAIEWLGFPSPELQVVFRSAADAEDRGDCFWRGADLIGETDGDLKYDGRFGDPRTVMRNQFERDTRLRDRVREITHWGWREATTFAPLRGILTGAGLQQTGPEDSVQLYAMKRLLAPHAPHPVAPDASPRR; translated from the coding sequence ATGCCGACACTCCAGGCGATCCGCGCCGTCAAATCCGCTCCCCTCCCGCTTCTGCGCTTCACCGACATCCCCCACCCGGAACGGGCAGTGGCCCGCGGCCACGTGGTGAAGATCAGACATGGGGTCTACGCATCCGCGCAGTTGTGGAAGGATCTTCCGCCATGGGATCGCTATCTGGCGCGTGTGCACGCCGCGGCGCTCGTGTATCCGGACGCGGTCTTCTGTCTCGAGTCCGCCGCTGCGCTGCTCGGCCTGCCGATCTTCGGTGACCCGGGCGAGGTCCACATGCTCGTCGCCTCGCGCGGCACATCTCGCTCGTTCGCTGCGGTGCGCACTCATCGGTCTCATCCCGAGCGGGAAATCATCGAGCGATCCGGTTTACGCGTGACCTCGCCCGCAGACACGGCGGTCGACATCGCGCGTCTCCGGCACAACGCCGTCGGCCTGGCGGTCGCCGACGCGGCGCTGCGGCTCGAGCCGGCGCTCTCCCGCGACGCGCTTGTGCAGGTGAATGAATCACGCAGCAGCAAGCGCGGACGTGACATCGCCCGATGGCCCCTGTCACGATGCACGGCGCTGTCCGAATCGACGTTGGAATCGGTCAGCCACGCGGCGATCGAGTGGCTGGGATTCCCCTCGCCCGAGCTCCAGGTGGTCTTCCGGTCAGCGGCGGACGCCGAAGATCGCGGCGACTGCTTCTGGCGCGGCGCGGACCTGATCGGTGAGACCGACGGCGACCTCAAGTACGACGGACGTTTCGGCGATCCCCGCACGGTGATGCGCAACCAGTTCGAGCGTGACACGCGGCTGCGCGATCGGGTCCGCGAGATCACGCATTGGGGATGGCGAGAAGCAACGACATTCGCGCCGCTCCGCGGCATCCTCACCGGCGCCGGCCTCCAGCAGACCGGCCCCGAAGACTCCGTGCAGCTCTATGCGATGAAGCGCCTTCTCGCCCCACACGCCCCACATCCCGTGGCCCCCGATGCAAGCCCCCGGCGGTGA
- a CDS encoding CPBP family intramembrane glutamic endopeptidase, with amino-acid sequence MSDIQAPIGASRARLWWEVGLVLACTLGQSAVYSLILLLRRFLASTPLGEQSTALNPSQDVQAFWDIVYQLLDIGFSLALVGLVVYLLWDAGTSPFRKIGLDLRRPGRDLGSGALIALVIGVPGLGVYAIGRVLGITVQVSASPLDPSWWTIPLLVLSAVRAALQEEVIMIGYLFTRLRQVGWGDWRIILVSAAIRGSYHAYQGVGPILGNFVMGVVFGWCYRRWGRVMPLVVAHTILDVVSFVGYPLAAAWWPGVFAPAPAPSPSAS; translated from the coding sequence GTGTCCGACATACAGGCGCCCATCGGCGCATCCCGCGCCCGCCTGTGGTGGGAGGTCGGACTCGTCCTGGCCTGCACCCTCGGACAATCGGCCGTCTACTCGCTGATCCTCCTGCTGCGCCGGTTTCTGGCATCCACCCCTCTCGGCGAGCAATCGACCGCGCTGAACCCCTCGCAGGACGTCCAGGCTTTCTGGGACATCGTCTACCAGCTGCTCGACATCGGCTTCTCGCTGGCCCTCGTCGGGCTGGTCGTGTACCTGCTGTGGGATGCCGGAACAAGCCCCTTCCGCAAGATCGGCCTCGACCTGCGCCGGCCGGGTCGCGATCTCGGCTCGGGTGCGCTGATCGCGCTCGTGATCGGCGTGCCGGGGCTCGGCGTGTACGCGATCGGACGTGTGCTGGGCATCACGGTGCAGGTGTCGGCATCCCCCCTCGATCCGTCGTGGTGGACGATCCCCCTGCTTGTGCTGTCGGCCGTGCGCGCGGCGCTCCAGGAGGAGGTGATCATGATCGGCTACCTGTTCACCCGCCTGCGCCAGGTCGGCTGGGGTGACTGGCGGATCATCCTCGTCTCGGCGGCGATCCGCGGCTCGTACCACGCCTACCAGGGCGTGGGACCGATCCTCGGCAACTTCGTGATGGGCGTGGTGTTCGGCTGGTGCTACCGGCGCTGGGGCAGGGTCATGCCGCTCGTGGTGGCCCACACGATCCTCGACGTGGTGTCGTTCGTGGGCTATCCGCTGGCCGCAGCCTGGTGGCCCGGCGTCTTCGCGCCGGCGCCGGCCCCGAGCCCCTCGGCGTCCTGA